In the genome of Myxococcus stipitatus, one region contains:
- a CDS encoding extracellular solute-binding protein: MTWKVSLAALALTLAACAEPEDPKPAPPRPVRAVLFPYIPDTVGDGFASLKARLEADFEREHSDIDLDIVFDANLDTYDLADDGVLSQLLGSGPAAAQVVEVDTLILGSLASKGWIQPVDMEPDTVHPAAEEAVRISGTSYGVPTYLCTYVVYSRTTNIRSATDGASLVDLLRASAPGKRPLAANFSGSWTLPSSYLDAWRDTHPASALPSALALPLDSTALASFETVVDSCASAPGVNPCLDGDYADNTAAEEAFAQEQANGFIGYTERLATILKARPGMALPEVISVPLGKGSATTVFVDALVVNASCTGQCAEDARAFTSFLGSPRVRSLIAFSGEGPRGTLPRYLLQANRAFYQLEPARSDSMYRQFAPLIDGARPFPSQGFPESRKALQAALMEALRDTRQGGMGTDVRAERPAVGRGAGRIDTSKREDYVVRQ, translated from the coding sequence ATGACCTGGAAAGTCTCCCTGGCCGCGCTGGCCCTCACCCTGGCGGCGTGCGCGGAGCCCGAGGACCCGAAGCCCGCGCCGCCTCGGCCCGTGCGGGCGGTGCTGTTCCCATACATCCCGGACACGGTGGGTGACGGCTTCGCCAGCCTCAAGGCCCGGCTCGAGGCGGACTTCGAGCGGGAGCACTCGGACATCGACCTGGACATCGTGTTCGACGCGAACCTGGACACGTATGACCTGGCGGATGACGGCGTCCTGAGCCAGCTCCTCGGCTCGGGTCCCGCGGCGGCGCAGGTGGTGGAGGTGGACACGCTCATCCTGGGCTCGCTCGCGTCGAAGGGCTGGATTCAGCCCGTGGACATGGAGCCGGACACCGTCCACCCCGCCGCCGAGGAGGCCGTCCGCATCTCCGGCACGAGCTACGGCGTGCCCACGTACCTGTGCACCTACGTCGTGTACTCGCGCACCACGAACATCCGCTCCGCGACCGACGGCGCCTCCCTCGTCGACCTCCTGCGGGCCAGCGCGCCCGGCAAGCGTCCCCTGGCCGCGAACTTCAGCGGAAGCTGGACGCTGCCTTCCTCGTACCTGGATGCCTGGAGGGACACACACCCGGCCAGCGCGCTTCCCAGCGCACTCGCCCTGCCCCTGGACTCCACGGCGCTCGCCTCCTTCGAGACGGTCGTCGACAGCTGCGCGAGCGCGCCGGGCGTCAACCCCTGCCTCGACGGCGACTACGCGGACAACACGGCGGCGGAAGAAGCCTTCGCACAAGAGCAGGCCAACGGCTTCATCGGCTACACGGAGCGGCTGGCGACCATCCTGAAGGCCCGTCCTGGGATGGCATTGCCCGAGGTCATCTCGGTGCCGCTGGGGAAGGGCTCGGCCACCACCGTCTTCGTGGATGCGCTGGTGGTCAACGCGAGCTGCACCGGCCAGTGCGCCGAGGACGCGCGGGCCTTCACCTCATTCCTCGGCAGCCCGCGGGTGAGAAGCCTCATCGCCTTCAGCGGTGAGGGTCCGCGAGGCACGCTGCCCCGCTACCTGCTCCAGGCCAACCGCGCGTTCTACCAGCTCGAGCCCGCGCGCTCGGACAGCATGTATCGCCAGTTCGCGCCCCTGATTGACGGCGCACGTCCCTTCCCCAGCCAAGGGTTCCCCGAGAGCCGCAAGGCGCTCCAGGCCGCGCTGATGGAAGCGCTGCGAGACACTCGCCAGGGAGGGATGGGAACGGACGTCCGAGCTGAACGTCCGGCCGTGGGACGCGGAGCCGGTCGCATCGACACCTCGAAGCGCGAGGACTACGTTGTGAGGCAATGA
- a CDS encoding SDR family oxidoreductase, giving the protein MKLVSSSAIVTGAGQGIGLGIASRLMRDGANVLLFGRTREKVEAAAAELNKSAEGRTRAVAFAGDVVRSEDVARAIELATREFGLPGILVNNAGTATLRPVLELPVEEFDQVMAINLKGPFLFTQLLAKALVAAKQPGSIVNISSLNQTAVTDGLAHYCASKAALANFSKVAASELGRHGIRVNVVAPGAIRTPLAEGAGLLTGPMGREFLAHTPLGKPCGEPEDVAKVVSFLCSDLASWVTGDTLAVDGGNHIRGLHSYADTLGLTRAVEPSF; this is encoded by the coding sequence ATGAAGCTGGTATCGAGCAGTGCCATCGTGACGGGCGCGGGACAGGGCATCGGCTTGGGAATCGCCTCGCGGCTCATGCGGGACGGCGCCAACGTGCTGCTCTTCGGGCGGACGCGGGAGAAGGTGGAGGCGGCCGCCGCGGAGCTCAACAAGTCGGCGGAGGGGCGCACGCGGGCCGTGGCTTTCGCGGGAGACGTGGTCCGGTCGGAGGACGTGGCGCGCGCCATCGAGCTGGCGACGCGTGAGTTCGGCCTCCCGGGCATCCTCGTGAACAACGCGGGGACGGCGACGCTGCGGCCGGTCCTGGAGCTGCCCGTCGAGGAGTTCGACCAGGTCATGGCCATCAACCTCAAGGGGCCCTTCCTGTTCACCCAGCTGCTGGCGAAGGCGCTGGTCGCCGCGAAGCAGCCGGGCTCCATCGTCAACATCTCCTCGCTGAACCAGACGGCCGTGACGGACGGGCTCGCCCACTACTGCGCTTCCAAGGCGGCGCTGGCGAACTTCTCGAAGGTCGCGGCCTCGGAGCTGGGGCGGCATGGCATCCGGGTGAACGTCGTGGCGCCGGGGGCCATCCGCACGCCGCTCGCGGAAGGCGCGGGCCTCCTCACGGGCCCCATGGGGCGCGAGTTCCTGGCCCACACGCCGCTCGGCAAGCCCTGCGGTGAGCCGGAGGACGTGGCCAAGGTCGTGTCGTTCCTCTGCAGCGACCTGGCGTCCTGGGTGACGGGCGATACCCTGGCGGTGGACGGCGGCAATCACATCCGCGGACTGCACAGCTACGCGGACACGCTGGGCCTCACCCGCGCCGTCGAGCCTTCCTTCTGA
- a CDS encoding alpha/beta hydrolase: MPGITHRVIETNGIQLHVAEAGVGPLVLLLHGWPESWYSWRHQIPALAAAGFHVVAPDVRGYGRSTAPKEVEAYRMTELLADFVGLLDALGERTAVVVGHDWGAAMAWTCAALHPERFRAVVGMSVPHLGRSPMPPMELFRNIFKDRWFYMLYFQEPGVAEAELEADIPRTMRTLLAGTPGFDVTAEAVRSRKPGDGFFTGVEPPEKLPSWLTEEDLAFFSKEFARSGFRGGLNRYRNMDRDWADLPELATVKIEQPALFLVGEQDPGRAFAPVEHMKPLVPHLREMRILPGAGHWIQQERPDEVNAALLSFLKSLPG, encoded by the coding sequence ATGCCAGGCATCACCCATCGAGTCATCGAGACGAATGGAATCCAGCTCCATGTCGCGGAGGCGGGAGTGGGCCCCTTGGTCCTGCTGCTCCATGGCTGGCCGGAGTCCTGGTACTCGTGGCGCCACCAGATTCCAGCGCTCGCCGCGGCGGGCTTTCACGTGGTGGCCCCGGACGTGCGTGGTTATGGCCGCAGCACCGCGCCGAAGGAGGTCGAGGCGTACCGGATGACGGAGCTGCTCGCGGACTTCGTGGGGCTGCTCGACGCGCTGGGAGAGCGCACGGCGGTGGTCGTCGGGCATGACTGGGGCGCGGCGATGGCGTGGACCTGCGCGGCGCTCCACCCGGAGCGCTTCCGGGCCGTGGTGGGGATGAGCGTCCCTCACCTGGGGCGCTCGCCGATGCCTCCCATGGAGCTCTTCCGGAACATCTTCAAGGACCGCTGGTTCTATATGTTGTACTTCCAGGAGCCGGGCGTGGCGGAGGCGGAGCTGGAGGCGGACATCCCCAGGACGATGCGCACCCTCCTCGCGGGCACCCCGGGCTTCGACGTGACGGCGGAGGCGGTGCGCTCACGCAAGCCCGGGGATGGCTTCTTCACGGGCGTCGAGCCGCCGGAGAAGCTGCCCTCGTGGCTCACGGAGGAGGACCTCGCCTTCTTCTCGAAGGAGTTCGCCCGCAGCGGCTTTCGGGGCGGGCTCAACCGCTACCGCAACATGGACCGCGACTGGGCGGACCTGCCCGAGCTGGCGACGGTGAAGATTGAGCAGCCCGCGCTCTTCCTCGTGGGCGAGCAGGACCCGGGGCGCGCCTTCGCGCCGGTGGAGCACATGAAGCCGCTGGTCCCCCACCTCCGGGAGATGCGCATCCTGCCCGGCGCCGGGCACTGGATTCAGCAGGAGCGCCCGGACGAGGTGAACGCCGCGCTCCTGTCGTTCCTGAAGTCGTTGCCCGGCTGA
- a CDS encoding M28 family metallopeptidase: protein MSRRAPPLLSLWLLPSLAFASPSSEAERWWSHVRVLADDSMEGREPGREGYQKAANYVAEQLAAMGIKPGAGDSYFQEVELVSKRLTESSAKLTLVRGGKRLPLTHGNEAFISQHLGEAGEVDAPLAFVGNALSIPEAGHDDFAGMDLKGKLAVFLYGGPAHIPGPLRAHHSATAERVKALRKAGVVGVVVLFNPKMEEMPWSRIAGARFEPSMDFADPALVETQGMKLSVVFNNKHAEKLFAGSPYSFKDVVALANANKPLPHFDMPTRLEARSERTLAPVKSPNVVGMLPGSDATLAKEYVVLTAHLDHVGVGVPVKGDAIFNGAMDNATGVAAVLEVARALQAAKPKRSILFLLVTAEEKGLLGARYFAAKPTVPLSSIVANLNMDMFMPLFPLTQMVAYGQDESTLEAPLQQVATSHGVKLVPDPEPDRMLFIRSDQYAFVRKGVPALSFKFSPIAGSAQERLMQEWYTKYYHAPADDMRQPMDREAAAKFVKFLADLSLLVGNAPERPHYKETSFFRRFETTPAEAAREGTP, encoded by the coding sequence ATGTCACGCCGTGCGCCCCCACTCCTCTCGCTGTGGCTCTTGCCTTCCCTGGCGTTCGCCAGCCCTTCTTCCGAGGCCGAGCGCTGGTGGAGCCACGTCCGCGTGCTCGCGGATGACTCGATGGAGGGACGGGAGCCGGGCCGCGAGGGCTACCAGAAGGCCGCGAACTATGTCGCCGAGCAGCTCGCGGCGATGGGCATCAAGCCGGGCGCGGGTGACAGCTACTTCCAGGAAGTGGAGCTGGTCTCGAAGCGGCTGACGGAATCCAGCGCGAAGCTGACCCTGGTGCGAGGTGGCAAGCGCCTCCCGCTGACCCACGGGAATGAGGCCTTCATCTCGCAGCACCTGGGCGAGGCGGGGGAGGTGGATGCGCCCCTGGCGTTCGTGGGCAATGCCCTCTCGATTCCCGAGGCGGGGCACGACGACTTCGCCGGCATGGACCTCAAGGGCAAGCTGGCCGTGTTCCTCTACGGCGGCCCCGCGCATATCCCCGGGCCCCTCCGGGCACACCACAGCGCCACCGCGGAGCGGGTCAAGGCGCTCCGCAAGGCGGGTGTCGTGGGCGTCGTGGTGCTGTTCAATCCGAAGATGGAGGAGATGCCCTGGTCGCGCATCGCCGGGGCGCGCTTCGAGCCCTCCATGGACTTCGCCGACCCCGCGCTGGTCGAGACCCAGGGAATGAAGCTCAGCGTCGTCTTCAACAACAAGCACGCGGAGAAGCTGTTCGCCGGCTCGCCGTACTCCTTCAAGGACGTGGTGGCGCTGGCGAACGCGAACAAGCCGCTGCCGCACTTCGACATGCCCACCCGGCTGGAGGCCCGGTCCGAGCGGACGCTCGCCCCGGTGAAGTCTCCGAACGTCGTGGGGATGCTCCCCGGAAGTGATGCCACGCTCGCGAAGGAGTACGTGGTGCTCACCGCGCACCTGGACCATGTCGGCGTCGGCGTCCCCGTGAAGGGGGATGCCATCTTCAATGGCGCCATGGACAACGCCACGGGCGTGGCGGCGGTGCTGGAGGTCGCGCGCGCACTCCAGGCGGCGAAGCCGAAGCGCTCCATCCTCTTCCTGCTGGTGACGGCGGAGGAGAAGGGCCTGTTGGGGGCGCGCTACTTCGCGGCGAAGCCGACGGTGCCGCTGTCCTCCATCGTCGCCAACCTCAACATGGACATGTTCATGCCGCTGTTCCCGCTCACGCAGATGGTGGCCTACGGCCAGGACGAGTCCACCCTGGAGGCGCCGCTCCAGCAGGTGGCGACCTCCCATGGCGTGAAGCTGGTGCCGGACCCCGAGCCCGACCGCATGCTGTTCATCCGCAGCGACCAGTACGCCTTCGTCCGCAAGGGTGTGCCCGCCCTGTCCTTCAAGTTCAGCCCGATTGCGGGCTCCGCGCAGGAGCGCCTGATGCAGGAGTGGTACACGAAGTACTACCACGCGCCCGCGGATGACATGCGTCAGCCGATGGACCGCGAGGCGGCCGCGAAGTTCGTCAAGTTCCTCGCGGACCTCTCGCTCCTCGTGGGCAACGCGCCCGAGCGTCCCCACTACAAGGAGACCAGCTTCTTCCGCAGGTTCGAGACGACGCCCGCGGAAGCGGCTCGGGAGGGGACGCCGTAG
- a CDS encoding DUF1801 domain-containing protein, which produces MATAKKAAPRKTATKKAPVAKKTPVAKKAPKAAAPVSQGAAVEAFIGKLESWQQELVRELAALFAAEAPQASTYVKWGHPIWDHAGPFVLVKPARSHVLIGFWRGGQMKDAENILEGEGTGMRYLRLQSGQRPPASLGALVRQALVLNEKHGDPLKR; this is translated from the coding sequence ATGGCGACCGCGAAGAAGGCTGCACCCCGGAAGACGGCGACGAAGAAGGCCCCCGTGGCGAAGAAGACCCCCGTGGCGAAGAAGGCCCCCAAGGCGGCGGCACCCGTGTCGCAGGGGGCGGCGGTGGAGGCGTTCATCGGGAAGCTCGAGTCGTGGCAGCAGGAACTCGTGCGGGAGCTCGCCGCGCTCTTCGCGGCCGAGGCGCCCCAGGCGTCGACCTATGTGAAGTGGGGCCATCCCATCTGGGACCACGCGGGGCCCTTCGTGCTGGTGAAGCCCGCCAGGTCGCATGTGTTGATCGGCTTCTGGCGCGGCGGGCAGATGAAGGACGCAGAGAACATCCTGGAGGGGGAGGGCACCGGGATGCGGTACCTGCGACTCCAGTCAGGCCAGCGGCCGCCGGCTTCACTCGGAGCGTTGGTTCGCCAGGCCCTGGTGCTCAACGAGAAGCATGGAGATCCGCTGAAGCGCTGA
- a CDS encoding hydroxymethylglutaryl-CoA reductase produces the protein MEVSLTNHLADLQVVRWGPLRVNGHEVPPQEFVLFPEEGAVTRGEHVSPERPFPFGRQRTVCIRTSVPALDKGEHRLEVELECGRHGVLRLDATEAIDVSPSWTNGRLPREAEDDYSESIVQARRTHVEDWAGIRLSHVSRHSFAPRHARNSCELFTGVAQVPIGVAGPLVVHGEHAYGPYLVPLATTEGTMVASYNRGIKLLNACGGVRCTVLDDSMQRAPVFVFDDARQGRDFVSWIRARQEVIAERAESTSHVAKLLRIEAFQVHRFVFLRLNFTTGDAAGQNMVGKATFEALEWIRTNYPTIRASFLEGNISTDKKSSQLNILQTRGKRVTAEVVVPRELLQSSMRTHVSQAVFYQRICAEGSMLAGSHNTGAQSANALAALFIATGQDVAALAESAAGTLFTNETAEGDLYASITLPSLVLATHGGGTGLPTQRECLELMDCYGRGKVLRLAEIVAGVVLAGELSLMCAVASERNSEEWVTSHERLGRHP, from the coding sequence GTGGAGGTCTCACTGACCAACCACCTGGCGGACCTGCAGGTCGTCAGGTGGGGGCCGCTGCGAGTCAACGGGCACGAGGTCCCGCCCCAGGAGTTCGTCCTGTTTCCCGAGGAGGGCGCTGTCACACGTGGAGAGCATGTCTCCCCCGAGCGCCCCTTTCCCTTCGGACGACAGCGGACCGTGTGCATCCGCACCTCGGTGCCCGCGCTCGACAAGGGGGAGCATCGCCTCGAGGTGGAGCTCGAGTGTGGTCGACACGGTGTCTTGCGGTTGGATGCGACAGAAGCCATTGACGTGTCACCATCCTGGACGAATGGTCGGCTCCCCCGTGAGGCGGAGGACGATTATTCCGAATCCATCGTCCAGGCGCGCCGGACACATGTGGAGGACTGGGCGGGTATCCGCTTGAGTCATGTGTCGCGACACTCCTTCGCCCCACGACACGCACGAAACTCCTGCGAGCTCTTCACGGGGGTGGCGCAGGTGCCCATCGGTGTCGCGGGGCCGCTCGTCGTCCATGGCGAGCACGCGTACGGTCCATACCTCGTCCCCCTGGCGACGACCGAGGGGACGATGGTCGCGAGCTACAACCGAGGCATCAAGCTCCTCAACGCGTGTGGCGGAGTCCGGTGCACGGTGTTGGATGACTCCATGCAACGCGCCCCTGTCTTCGTGTTCGACGACGCGAGGCAGGGGCGAGACTTCGTCTCATGGATACGCGCGCGACAGGAGGTCATCGCCGAGCGGGCGGAGTCCACCAGCCACGTGGCGAAGCTGCTGCGCATCGAGGCGTTCCAGGTCCACCGCTTCGTCTTCCTGCGCCTCAACTTCACGACGGGCGACGCCGCGGGCCAGAACATGGTGGGCAAGGCCACCTTCGAGGCCCTGGAGTGGATCCGGACGAACTACCCCACGATTCGAGCGAGCTTCCTGGAGGGGAACATCTCCACCGACAAGAAGTCCTCTCAACTGAACATCCTCCAGACCCGGGGCAAGCGCGTGACAGCGGAGGTGGTGGTCCCCCGGGAGCTGCTGCAGAGCTCGATGCGGACCCACGTGTCCCAGGCGGTCTTCTACCAACGCATCTGCGCGGAGGGCTCCATGCTGGCGGGCTCCCACAACACCGGCGCGCAATCCGCCAACGCACTCGCGGCCCTGTTCATCGCCACGGGACAGGACGTGGCGGCCCTGGCGGAGTCCGCGGCCGGCACGCTGTTCACGAATGAAACGGCGGAGGGGGACCTCTATGCCTCCATCACCCTCCCCTCGCTGGTGCTGGCCACCCATGGCGGAGGGACGGGCCTTCCCACCCAGCGCGAGTGCCTGGAGCTGATGGACTGCTACGGACGCGGGAAGGTGCTCCGGCTCGCGGAGATTGTCGCCGGCGTCGTCCTGGCGGGCGAGCTGTCCCTCATGTGCGCCGTGGCCTCCGAGCGGAACTCCGAGGAGTGGGTGACGAGCCACGAGCGCCTGGGCCGGCATCCCTGA
- a CDS encoding alpha/beta hydrolase — translation MSTRVMKLSLVSCWMIVGFFLASPAQAAPTRSEHRVPGVAGIQLSVREVRDKGKSASGLPPVILLHGARVPGRASFDLPVAGGSLAADLALAGHTVFVMDARGYGGSTRPAAMRVPATGRPLVSSYEVVQDVHAVVTWVKKRTRQPRVALLGWATGGHWLGMYASLHPEEVSHLVVLNALYAGGAQHAMLGRGTSFEDPKRPGQFNAEGMEAWRWNTAASLLGVWDRSIPMEDKSQWRSPEVAESLQREALASDTLSGSRTPPAFRAPSGALEDSFYLATGRQLWDAASITSRVLIIRSEKDFWSRPEDVTVLQEHLVHAASVKAIVIPEATHFVHLDRPERGRDLFLREVLGFFSPTQATPAPGAGQ, via the coding sequence GTGTCCACTCGCGTGATGAAACTCTCCCTGGTCTCCTGCTGGATGATCGTGGGCTTCTTCCTCGCAAGCCCCGCGCAGGCGGCTCCCACCCGCTCGGAGCACCGCGTCCCTGGCGTGGCTGGAATCCAGCTCTCCGTGCGCGAGGTTCGCGACAAGGGCAAGTCCGCCTCGGGCCTTCCACCCGTCATCCTCCTGCACGGTGCGCGTGTCCCCGGCCGTGCCTCATTCGACCTCCCCGTCGCCGGGGGCTCGCTGGCGGCGGACCTCGCGCTCGCGGGGCACACCGTCTTCGTCATGGATGCGCGGGGTTATGGTGGCTCCACCCGTCCCGCGGCGATGCGTGTGCCCGCCACGGGCCGCCCCCTCGTGAGCTCTTACGAAGTCGTGCAGGACGTCCACGCGGTGGTGACCTGGGTGAAGAAGCGCACGCGCCAGCCGCGCGTCGCCCTGCTGGGCTGGGCCACCGGAGGTCACTGGCTGGGCATGTACGCGAGCCTCCATCCCGAGGAGGTCAGCCACCTGGTCGTCCTCAACGCGCTCTACGCCGGAGGCGCCCAGCACGCGATGCTGGGGCGCGGGACGAGCTTCGAGGACCCGAAGCGGCCGGGCCAGTTCAACGCCGAGGGCATGGAGGCCTGGCGCTGGAACACCGCGGCCTCGCTCCTGGGCGTCTGGGACCGCTCCATTCCCATGGAGGACAAGTCGCAGTGGCGCTCACCGGAGGTCGCCGAGTCGCTGCAGCGGGAGGCGCTCGCGAGCGACACGCTGTCGGGCTCGCGCACGCCCCCCGCGTTCCGCGCGCCGTCGGGAGCGCTGGAGGACAGCTTCTACCTGGCCACCGGCCGGCAGCTCTGGGACGCGGCCTCCATCACCTCGCGCGTCCTCATCATCCGCTCGGAGAAGGACTTCTGGAGCCGGCCCGAGGACGTCACGGTCCTCCAGGAGCACCTGGTGCATGCCGCGTCGGTGAAGGCCATCGTGATTCCCGAGGCCACCCACTTCGTGCACCTGGACCGCCCGGAGCGAGGCCGGGACCTCTTCCTTCGCGAGGTCCTCGGCTTCTTCTCCCCGACGCAGGCGACGCCCGCGCCGGGAGCGGGGCAGTAG
- a CDS encoding NBR1-Ig-like domain-containing protein encodes MRHLPPRSSAAPPRPSSWRRTASRLAGAGLLLASLNPALASAPHSERGGLQTTALADQPSSTAAVLDPLRSLAITDFQTLSLFSLQEVMNQLTQQGTSPDFTSEQLFRQLWDTQNPAPGQPDLPHGAHCSDNGGTLNGAPYTCRPNEGAEAILGPESVMARYNPIGLFNRFDLAPPDGANCGEYRIVFARGFGSNKRNLVIFEAVVPNPRPDLGLEGCRPIAQTWASLSTLTDPVARGALVKSFFMDATGPGQPPVIHINHLGNNALRAGQIRTNQFIQGPGASFPWLLREFKLRQQCLPGGSCPLRFVPVTVKANPRGDFFDVRNTSPLAVGFRAHFITQVASLAVNDINRFNYEVPDLYNAAQSNSEGMLDSDNYLHQFLLAPPNNPFAQAITTELQRIGSTLRPEHIVARAQSLSCAGCHNLSSNTDLGGPVSFFPDLRSAFTHNTELPADGFPPEDPHFTLSNLVQATFLPFRQQLLGAFLDTPALGVLQHHLDSRIRTVVAGQPFTAEVTVSNTGTTLWSPGNATRGVSLDGVQDLTLSPGETLLLGQRKTFTLTLTAPMAPGSKTYRWRMQRDGVPFGDELRVTVFVRIPAFGAELVAQSPVPDTLANGEAFQFSVRMRNRGTQTWSPQQPVELVSQHPTENLIWGVARIPLQPSQVVAPGEEATFTFTAVAPFLTGSYPFEWRLAQGTSMFGPSTTPRTVTVTPPLTCDSCTWGLDCPQTCPPPIE; translated from the coding sequence ATGCGCCATCTCCCACCCCGCTCCAGTGCCGCACCTCCACGTCCCTCCTCCTGGCGTCGCACCGCGTCGCGACTCGCCGGCGCCGGGCTGCTCCTCGCGAGCCTGAACCCCGCCCTCGCGAGCGCCCCTCACTCGGAGCGCGGCGGACTCCAGACCACCGCCCTGGCCGACCAGCCCTCCTCCACCGCCGCGGTGCTCGACCCGCTCCGCTCGCTGGCCATCACCGACTTCCAGACCCTCTCCCTCTTCAGTCTCCAAGAGGTGATGAACCAGCTCACCCAGCAGGGCACCTCCCCGGACTTCACCAGCGAGCAGCTCTTCCGCCAGCTCTGGGACACCCAGAACCCCGCGCCGGGCCAGCCCGACCTCCCCCACGGCGCACACTGCAGCGACAACGGAGGCACCCTCAACGGCGCGCCCTACACCTGCCGTCCCAATGAGGGCGCGGAAGCCATCCTGGGCCCCGAGTCCGTCATGGCCCGCTACAACCCCATCGGGCTCTTCAACCGCTTCGACCTCGCCCCTCCGGACGGCGCCAACTGCGGCGAGTACCGCATCGTCTTCGCCCGCGGCTTCGGCTCCAACAAGCGCAACCTGGTCATCTTCGAAGCCGTCGTCCCCAATCCTCGCCCGGACCTGGGCCTGGAAGGCTGTCGCCCCATCGCCCAGACCTGGGCCAGCCTCTCCACCCTCACCGACCCCGTGGCCCGGGGTGCCCTCGTGAAGTCCTTCTTCATGGATGCCACCGGCCCGGGCCAGCCCCCCGTCATCCACATCAATCACCTCGGCAACAACGCGCTGCGCGCGGGACAGATTCGAACCAACCAGTTCATCCAAGGCCCGGGAGCCTCCTTCCCGTGGCTGCTCCGCGAGTTCAAGCTCCGGCAGCAGTGCCTCCCCGGCGGAAGCTGCCCGCTGCGCTTCGTGCCCGTCACCGTCAAGGCCAACCCTCGCGGCGACTTCTTCGACGTCCGCAACACCAGCCCGCTCGCGGTGGGCTTCCGGGCGCACTTCATCACCCAGGTGGCGAGCCTCGCGGTCAATGACATCAACCGCTTCAACTACGAGGTCCCCGACCTCTACAACGCGGCCCAGAGCAACTCGGAGGGAATGCTCGACTCGGACAACTACCTCCACCAGTTCCTCCTCGCGCCGCCCAACAATCCCTTCGCGCAGGCCATCACCACGGAGCTCCAGCGCATCGGCAGCACGCTGCGCCCCGAGCACATCGTCGCCCGCGCCCAATCCTTGTCCTGCGCGGGTTGCCACAACCTCAGCAGCAACACGGACCTGGGGGGCCCCGTCAGCTTCTTCCCCGACCTGCGCTCCGCCTTCACCCACAACACGGAGCTGCCCGCGGATGGGTTTCCGCCCGAGGACCCGCACTTCACGCTCTCCAACCTGGTGCAGGCGACCTTCCTCCCCTTCCGCCAGCAGCTCCTGGGCGCCTTCCTCGACACGCCCGCGCTCGGCGTGCTCCAGCATCACCTCGACTCGAGGATTCGCACGGTGGTCGCCGGGCAGCCCTTCACCGCCGAGGTGACGGTCAGCAACACGGGCACCACGCTCTGGAGTCCGGGCAATGCCACGCGCGGCGTCTCGCTGGATGGCGTGCAGGACCTGACGCTCTCGCCGGGCGAGACCCTCCTGCTCGGCCAGCGCAAGACGTTCACCCTCACCCTCACCGCCCCCATGGCGCCCGGAAGCAAGACCTACCGGTGGCGCATGCAGCGCGACGGCGTGCCGTTCGGCGACGAGCTGCGCGTCACCGTGTTCGTGAGGATTCCCGCGTTCGGCGCGGAGCTCGTCGCGCAGAGCCCGGTCCCCGACACGCTCGCCAACGGCGAGGCCTTCCAATTCTCCGTCCGCATGCGCAACCGAGGCACCCAGACGTGGAGCCCGCAGCAGCCCGTGGAGCTGGTCTCCCAGCATCCCACGGAGAACCTCATCTGGGGCGTGGCGCGAATCCCGCTGCAGCCGTCCCAGGTGGTCGCGCCGGGAGAGGAGGCCACCTTCACCTTCACCGCCGTCGCCCCGTTCCTGACCGGGAGCTACCCGTTCGAATGGCGGCTCGCCCAGGGGACCTCGATGTTCGGCCCGAGCACGACCCCGCGCACCGTCACCGTCACGCCGCCCCTCACGTGCGACAGCTGCACCTGGGGACTCGACTGCCCGCAGACGTGCCCGCCGCCCATCGAGTAG